In Lycium ferocissimum isolate CSIRO_LF1 chromosome 11, AGI_CSIRO_Lferr_CH_V1, whole genome shotgun sequence, a single genomic region encodes these proteins:
- the LOC132038543 gene encoding uncharacterized protein LOC132038543 produces MAKKKMVEALDLLLKDLMEHNILFGGKEVVFSSDFRQTLPVVRSGKKEEFIRESLLCFDIWNQLEKLQLTENMRAKTDLAFCEYLMRIGSEKKNTQGKITIPHSLIIPFTSEQESLQLLFRVTYPNLHVHHSDASFITSRAVLTTKNDFVDEINNMLITQYPTPSKIYLAIDETIDPKDQSEYEDFMHSLNPASFPPYKLTLQKNCPIMLLCNLNPCDGLCNGTRLICNDFKSHIISATISSGDFKNKHVFIPRIPLLTSQDEKLPLQFKRTQFPIRLCYAMTINKAQGQMLDFVGIYLREPTFSHGQLYVALSRAKSSNCVKVLIRPSTTEDNDDHSTYNIVYDEVIEKAFSVD; encoded by the coding sequence ATggcaaaaaagaaaatggtTGAGGCTTTAGATTTACTTTTAAAAGATTTAATGGAGCACAATATACTATTTGGTGGAAAAGAAGTTGTTTTCAGCAGTGATTTTAGACAGACTCTTCCCGTTGTACGTagtggaaaaaaagaagagtttATTCGTGAGAGTTTATTATGCTTTGATATTTGGAATCAACTTGAAAAATTGCAATTGACAGAAAATATGCGTGCAAAAACAGATCTTGCTTTCTGCGAATACTTAATGCGAATTGGCAGCGAAAAGAAAAATACTCAAGGAAAAATTACCATTCCTCATTCTTTAATTATTCCATTTACTTCCGAACAAGAATCCCTGCAACTTCTATTTAGAGTTACTTATCCCAATTTACATGTACATCATTCGGATGCTTCATTTATTACTTCTCGCGCTGTTTTAACTACAAAAAATGACtttgttgatgaaattaatAATATGCTAATAACACAATACCCAACCCCTTCGAAAATTTACTTGGCTATTGATGAAACAATTGATCCAAAAGATCAAAGCGAATATGAAGATTTCATGCACAGTTTAAATCCTGCAAGTTTCCCTCCGTACAAGTTGACGTTACAAAAAAACTGTCCGATTATGTTATTATGTAATCTAAATCCTTGTGACGGTCTATGTAATGGAACTAGATTAATATGTAATGATTTCAAAAGTCATATAATCAGTGCAACAATATCAAGTGGGGATTTTAAAAACAAACATGTATTCATTCCACGAATCCCTCTCCTAACATCGCAGGATGAAAAATTACCTCTTCAGTTTAAAAGAACACAATTTCCAATACGATTATGTTACGCCATGACTATAAATAAAGCACAAGGTCAAATGTTAGATTTTGTTGGTATTTACCTACGTGAGCCAACATTTTCCCATGGTCAATTATATGTCGCTTTATCACGAGCCAAAAGTTCTAACTGTGTAAAGGTATTAATTAGACCATCTACAACTGAGGACAACGACGATCACTCTACCTATAATATAGTGTATGATGAAGTCATTGAAAAGGCTTTTTCCGTGGATTGA
- the LOC132037760 gene encoding uncharacterized protein LOC132037760: protein MAIKSTIKSITPKTEDWICKIQVVDKYPPRDKKDKSEKYQLMVLQDEEENQIQAIIWNVDIVQFDKYFKPFQTYLVSVAQVKEPNPACANPFNKYTWTIDRNTIVEPIEKVIPLENPLPPPTRLAVTPFEAIEFHVKDFEFDVLGLLINADFQVMHQMERKFKNSSLWILRIWSRYNTTILLDPTYPEATTLAAWAKTIQRQLIEYTARTISPEGTFLFVPFEEESIFISDIQMQPQGQIFYIDGQLSLINEDQHFCSMACSNCKMPFLRTTSPRPIYCMHCE, encoded by the exons ATGGCAATTAAATCTACTATCAAGTCAATCACTCCAAAAACTGAGGATTGGATATGCAAAATTCAAGTAGTAGACAAATATCCTCCCAGAGACAAGAAagataaaagtgaaaaataccAACTGATGGTTTTGCAGGACGAAGAG GAAAATCAAATTCAAGCCATCATTTGGAATGTTGATATAGTGCAGTTTGACAAGTATTTCAAACCATTCCAAACATACCTGGTGTCAGTTGCACAAGTGAAAGAACCCAATCCCGCATGTGCTAATCCATTCAATAAATACACTTGGACAATTGACAGAAATACTATTGTTGAGCCAATTGAGAAAGTCATTCCTCTAGAGAATCCATTGCCACCGCCAACACGATTGGCTGTCACTCCTTTTGAAGCTATTGAGTTTCACGTGAAAGATTTTGAATTTG ATGTGCTTGGACTACTTATTAATGCGGACTTCCAAGTAATGCatcaaatggaaagaaaattcaagaattcatcattATGGATACTCA GGATATGGAGCAGATACAACACGACAATATTGCTAGATCCAACATATCCAGAAGCTACCACATTAGCTGCATG GGCCAAAACAATTCAACGACAACTCATTGAGTACACAGCTAGAACCATATCCCCAGAAGgcacttttctttttgttcccTTTGAAGAAGAATCAATATTCATATCCGATATTCAAATGCAGCCACAG GGACAAATATTCTACATTGATGGTCAACTTTCACTCATAAATGAAGACCAACATTTCTGCTCCATGGCGTGCTCAAATTGTAAAATGCCATTTTTAAGAACTACTTCACCAAGGCCAATCTACTGCATGCACTGTGAATGA